A single window of Chitinophaga sp. XS-30 DNA harbors:
- a CDS encoding polysaccharide biosynthesis tyrosine autokinase: MQQTNSHKRVQPQEQVDLLALIRYRYLAYWPLFLLAIAVALGGAYVYLRYATPVYKISASLLVKDESKDLSESNIMTSLDLFGSKKNIENEIQILTSRTLARDVVRNLHLYGEIFQQGNIRDIVAYKDAPVQIRFLEPWNIKNGAPETVPLEYDSAHRRVLLDSKAYPLFDTVSTRWGKLVITPRAGVEVPEKSCYLRVANEKQTMSAVLSRLKVTPISKLATVIKLEYSDVVPARGEDVLNNLISEYNKAAVADKNRLAASTMAFVEERLRIVTGELSEVEKEVERFKTGAGIVDMGEQSKLFLTSVQENDTRIGEANMQLSVLDEVERYVSGKTEGVNVVPATIGISDPVLLELVGKLYETELERERMAKTTAENSPIMQSLKKQAEMLKPGIMENISSQRANILASRERLEAANDRFMGMLRTVPGKERALLEVSRQQAIKNNIYTFLLQKREETALAYAAAISDSRIVDAAESASGPFSPRRSMIMGVAALAGIVAVAGFITLKDMLNREITSRADIEKVTSAPIVAEILFDESKEPVVIADGRRSLVAEQFRSLRTSLSYIGLNGDNKTLLVTSSISGEGKSFVSLNLATSLSLLRKKVVLLEFDLRKPMLSNMLGVQRDPGITNYLVGKSSLSDVIRPVPGNEFLFLLPAGVIPPNPTELILNGRMEEMVRHLRNMFDYVIIDTAPVGLVTDARLLAPLTDACLYVMRHQVTPRLYLKLIDELYRNGEVGKLNLVYNGVKPRGVAGYGYGHGYGYVDEPKNGKSKKLIRNIFNI, translated from the coding sequence ATGCAGCAGACAAATTCACATAAGCGAGTACAACCCCAGGAGCAGGTAGATCTGCTTGCCCTGATCCGGTACAGGTACCTGGCATACTGGCCTTTGTTCCTGCTGGCGATTGCCGTAGCGCTTGGAGGTGCTTACGTTTATCTCCGTTATGCAACGCCTGTATATAAAATATCAGCTTCGCTGCTGGTAAAAGATGAATCGAAAGACCTGAGCGAATCCAATATCATGACCTCGCTGGACCTCTTCGGTTCCAAAAAGAATATCGAGAACGAGATACAGATACTGACCTCCCGCACGCTGGCGCGCGATGTGGTGCGCAACCTGCACCTGTATGGCGAGATATTCCAGCAGGGGAACATCCGTGATATTGTGGCATACAAGGATGCGCCGGTGCAGATCAGGTTCCTGGAGCCCTGGAACATCAAGAACGGCGCTCCGGAAACCGTGCCGCTGGAGTATGATTCCGCGCACAGGAGGGTGCTGCTGGACAGTAAGGCGTACCCGCTTTTTGACACCGTATCAACACGCTGGGGCAAGTTGGTGATCACGCCCAGGGCTGGCGTGGAAGTGCCGGAGAAATCCTGCTACCTGCGGGTGGCCAACGAAAAACAAACCATGTCCGCCGTTCTGAGCCGCCTCAAAGTGACGCCCATATCCAAGCTGGCGACCGTCATCAAACTTGAATACAGTGATGTGGTGCCTGCCCGTGGGGAAGATGTACTGAACAATCTGATCAGCGAATACAACAAGGCCGCTGTAGCGGATAAGAACAGGCTGGCCGCCAGTACCATGGCTTTCGTGGAAGAGCGGTTGCGCATTGTTACGGGCGAACTGAGTGAAGTGGAGAAAGAAGTGGAACGCTTCAAAACCGGTGCCGGCATTGTGGACATGGGGGAGCAGAGCAAGCTTTTTCTGACGAGCGTGCAGGAGAATGATACCAGGATCGGTGAAGCCAATATGCAGCTTTCCGTGCTGGATGAAGTGGAAAGATATGTCAGCGGAAAGACGGAAGGCGTAAATGTAGTGCCTGCCACCATTGGCATTTCCGATCCCGTTTTGCTGGAACTGGTGGGTAAACTCTATGAAACGGAGCTGGAGCGGGAAAGAATGGCGAAGACCACCGCAGAGAACAGCCCCATTATGCAAAGCCTGAAAAAGCAGGCCGAAATGCTGAAACCCGGGATCATGGAAAATATCAGCAGTCAGCGTGCCAACATCCTGGCCAGCCGCGAAAGGCTGGAAGCGGCGAACGACCGTTTCATGGGCATGCTGCGCACTGTTCCCGGAAAGGAAAGAGCATTGCTGGAAGTAAGCCGTCAACAGGCCATAAAGAATAACATTTATACTTTCCTGCTGCAGAAAAGAGAGGAAACCGCATTGGCATACGCTGCGGCTATTTCAGACAGCCGGATCGTTGATGCCGCAGAGTCCGCTTCCGGACCCTTCAGCCCCAGGCGCTCCATGATCATGGGCGTGGCTGCTCTGGCAGGAATAGTGGCGGTTGCCGGTTTCATCACCCTGAAAGATATGCTGAACCGCGAGATTACATCCCGTGCGGATATTGAAAAAGTCACATCCGCCCCGATCGTTGCGGAGATATTGTTTGACGAAAGCAAAGAGCCGGTAGTGATTGCAGATGGCAGACGCAGTCTTGTTGCAGAGCAGTTCCGTTCCCTCAGAACATCGCTCTCCTACATCGGGTTGAATGGAGATAACAAAACCCTGCTGGTCACTTCTTCCATTTCGGGGGAAGGGAAGAGTTTCGTATCCCTCAACCTGGCTACCAGTCTCTCTTTGCTGCGCAAGAAAGTGGTGCTGCTGGAATTTGATCTGCGCAAACCGATGCTCAGCAATATGCTGGGGGTGCAGCGGGACCCTGGCATCACCAATTACCTCGTGGGTAAATCCTCCCTGTCTGACGTGATCCGTCCCGTGCCGGGGAACGAATTCCTGTTCCTCCTGCCGGCTGGCGTTATTCCGCCGAACCCTACGGAGCTGATCCTCAACGGCAGGATGGAGGAAATGGTCCGCCACCTGAGAAATATGTTCGATTATGTGATCATTGATACCGCACCGGTAGGGCTGGTAACTGATGCCCGCCTGCTGGCGCCCCTCACAGATGCCTGTCTGTACGTAATGCGCCACCAGGTAACGCCGCGGCTTTACCTGAAGCTGATAGACGAATTGTACCGCAACGGTGAAGTGGGCAAGCTCAACCTGGTGTATAATGGCGTGAAGCCGCGCGGTGTGGCCGGTTACGGCTATGGGCACGGATACGGATATGTGGATGAGCCGAAGAACGGCAAATCGAAAAAGTTGATACGGAACATCTTTAATATTTGA
- the metE gene encoding 5-methyltetrahydropteroyltriglutamate--homocysteine S-methyltransferase: MLKHNLGYPRMGSRRQLKKACEQYWQGLIGRSDLFLTAKRLQEEHWKIQQDAGMDLIPCNDFSFYDQVLDMSLLLGAVPDRYAPVVTEVGGNAEIDLYFAMARGFQQQGLDITAMEMTKWFDTNYHYIVPEFTADQQFRLFSNKVFNAFDAARHFTGVIPKPVLIGPVSYLLLGKEKGSGFHRIALLNRLLPVYIEILQKLREQGAVWVQLDEPFLATDLTEAEKEAYVQAYREIARQTKGLKLIVATYFEGLRENTALAANLPVCCLHIDLTRAPQQLDAVLQAMPPKTSLSLGVVDGRNIWKNDYDTSLSFIRKAVAALGEERVMIAPGCSLLHSPADLSLETELDPEMISWMAFARQKLQEVQALDLIFQGNMALLEANRAAISSRRGSSRIHKPEVKQRTAAITDAGVARQSAFPQRQQLQADRFRLPLFPTTTIGSFPQTDDIRQLRAQLRKGAITQEAYDEKIAEATASAIRWQEKIGLDVLVHGEFERNDMVEYFGELLDGFTFTRNGWVQSYGSRCVKPPVIYGDVSRPEDMTVKWTKYAQSLTSLPMKAMLTGPVTILQWSFVRDDQPRSLTASQIALAIRDEVAALEQAGIGIIQIDEPAVREGLPLRKEDREPYLDWAIRAFRISASVVRDDTQIHTHMCYSEFNDIIRHIAAMDADVITIETSRSQMELLEAFADFRYPNEIGPGVYDIHSPRIPTRAEMFSLLQKAAERLPVRNLWVNPDCGLKTRKWPETEAALANMVDAAREARAGISDLVKV; encoded by the coding sequence TTGCGAGCAGTACTGGCAGGGCCTTATTGGCCGCAGTGATCTGTTCCTTACCGCAAAAAGGCTGCAGGAGGAACACTGGAAGATCCAGCAGGATGCCGGGATGGATCTCATCCCCTGTAATGATTTCAGTTTTTATGACCAGGTGCTGGACATGAGCCTGCTCCTCGGCGCTGTGCCGGACCGTTATGCGCCCGTTGTTACAGAAGTGGGCGGGAACGCTGAGATCGATCTGTATTTCGCCATGGCCAGAGGATTCCAGCAGCAGGGGCTGGACATTACCGCCATGGAAATGACCAAGTGGTTCGATACCAATTACCACTACATCGTTCCCGAATTTACGGCAGACCAGCAGTTCCGCCTGTTCTCCAACAAGGTATTCAATGCCTTTGATGCTGCCCGGCATTTTACGGGTGTTATTCCCAAGCCGGTGCTGATCGGTCCGGTTTCATATCTGCTGCTTGGAAAGGAGAAAGGCAGCGGATTTCACCGTATAGCGCTGCTCAACCGGCTGCTGCCCGTGTACATAGAGATACTGCAAAAGCTGCGGGAACAGGGAGCGGTATGGGTGCAGCTGGACGAGCCCTTCCTGGCCACCGATCTCACGGAAGCAGAAAAGGAAGCGTATGTGCAGGCATACCGGGAGATCGCCCGGCAAACCAAAGGCCTGAAGCTGATCGTAGCCACTTATTTTGAAGGGCTGCGGGAGAACACAGCGCTTGCCGCCAATTTACCGGTCTGTTGCCTGCATATAGACCTTACCCGCGCGCCGCAGCAGCTGGATGCCGTTCTGCAAGCCATGCCGCCGAAAACCTCCCTGTCCCTCGGTGTGGTGGACGGCCGGAACATCTGGAAGAATGACTATGATACATCCTTGTCTTTCATCCGCAAAGCAGTAGCTGCGCTTGGAGAAGAGCGCGTGATGATCGCCCCCGGTTGTTCCCTCCTCCATTCACCCGCTGACCTGTCCCTCGAAACGGAGCTTGACCCCGAGATGATTTCCTGGATGGCCTTTGCCCGCCAGAAGTTGCAGGAAGTGCAGGCGCTTGATCTTATCTTTCAAGGCAATATGGCCTTGCTGGAGGCGAACAGGGCTGCCATCTCCTCCCGCCGGGGATCCAGCCGTATCCACAAACCGGAGGTAAAACAGCGAACCGCCGCCATTACGGATGCAGGTGTGGCCCGCCAAAGCGCTTTCCCGCAGCGGCAACAGCTGCAGGCGGACCGGTTCAGGTTGCCACTGTTTCCGACAACTACTATCGGTTCTTTCCCGCAGACGGATGATATCCGCCAACTGCGCGCGCAGTTGCGCAAAGGCGCCATCACGCAGGAAGCATATGACGAAAAGATCGCGGAGGCTACGGCATCGGCTATACGCTGGCAGGAGAAGATAGGGCTGGACGTACTGGTGCATGGGGAATTTGAACGGAATGATATGGTAGAGTACTTCGGCGAACTGCTGGATGGATTTACGTTTACCCGTAACGGTTGGGTGCAGAGCTATGGCAGCCGTTGCGTAAAGCCGCCGGTGATTTACGGCGATGTGAGCCGTCCGGAGGATATGACCGTGAAATGGACGAAGTACGCACAATCCCTGACCAGTCTGCCGATGAAGGCCATGCTTACCGGACCGGTAACGATCCTGCAATGGTCCTTTGTGCGGGACGATCAGCCGCGTTCGCTTACAGCCAGCCAGATCGCGCTCGCCATCCGGGACGAAGTAGCGGCACTGGAACAGGCCGGTATCGGTATCATCCAGATAGATGAACCAGCCGTCAGGGAAGGATTGCCATTGCGTAAAGAAGATCGTGAGCCGTATCTGGACTGGGCTATCCGGGCTTTTCGTATATCGGCTTCCGTTGTCAGGGATGATACGCAGATACACACGCACATGTGTTACTCCGAGTTCAACGATATCATTCGTCACATCGCCGCAATGGATGCTGATGTGATCACCATTGAAACCTCGAGGTCACAAATGGAGCTGCTGGAAGCATTTGCGGATTTCCGTTATCCCAACGAGATAGGCCCGGGAGTATATGATATCCACTCGCCCCGCATACCCACCCGGGCAGAGATGTTCAGCCTTCTGCAAAAAGCAGCGGAGCGCCTGCCGGTGCGTAATCTTTGGGTGAACCCGGATTGCGGCCTTAAAACGAGAAAATGGCCGGAAACGGAGGCCGCGCTCGCGAACATGGTAGATGCAGCCAGGGAAGCCCGGGCCGGCATCAGTGATCTTGTGAAAGTATAA
- a CDS encoding polysaccharide biosynthesis/export family protein, with the protein MRKKRGPFLVLKTILITLTSWTFTSCVSTKNAVYFHNVNDTTVQTVNAAFEPVIQKNDVLQITVSSLSPQEAAMYNLPNAGTAPPAMAGAAAGTGFLVDQQGYIQYPVFGAVKAEGLTTKALTDTLRNQFNERRLLLNPVVNVRFLNYRVTVLGEVAKPAVVNVTSEKISILEALGMAGDITVYGKKDNVMLIRDVEGQRTIKRLNLNEGTIFTSPYYFLQPNDIVYVEPNKSKVAGAERSRQVLPVVLSGLSLLVIILDRLVINN; encoded by the coding sequence ATGCGGAAGAAGCGGGGACCATTTCTTGTATTGAAAACCATATTGATAACCTTAACCAGCTGGACTTTCACGTCCTGCGTCAGCACAAAGAACGCCGTATATTTCCATAATGTGAATGATACGACGGTGCAAACAGTAAATGCGGCCTTTGAGCCGGTGATACAGAAAAATGATGTACTGCAGATCACGGTCAGCAGTTTGAGCCCGCAGGAAGCGGCTATGTATAATCTTCCGAATGCAGGCACCGCGCCGCCGGCCATGGCCGGGGCAGCCGCAGGAACAGGTTTCCTGGTAGACCAGCAGGGCTACATACAATACCCTGTATTCGGTGCCGTTAAAGCGGAAGGGCTTACTACAAAAGCACTGACCGATACATTGCGCAATCAGTTCAACGAGCGCAGATTACTTTTAAATCCCGTTGTGAATGTACGTTTCCTCAACTACAGGGTAACTGTGTTGGGGGAAGTAGCAAAGCCTGCCGTGGTGAACGTGACAAGCGAGAAGATATCCATACTGGAGGCATTAGGCATGGCGGGAGATATTACGGTGTACGGAAAGAAAGATAATGTAATGCTCATCCGGGACGTGGAAGGGCAGCGTACCATCAAACGGCTGAACCTGAATGAAGGTACCATATTTACATCGCCATATTATTTTTTGCAACCCAATGATATTGTGTACGTAGAACCCAATAAATCAAAAGTGGCAGGCGCCGAAAGATCGAGGCAGGTGTTACCGGTAGTGCTGAGCGGGCTTTCACTGCTCGTTATCATACTGGACAGGCTGGTGATAAATAACTAG
- a CDS encoding capsule assembly Wzi family protein yields the protein MKCLLQTISFILLFSCAQAQFADSLDIRVGTQGMVATADYQPLWLVSNRFGTISDRKSDLSSYIRIRNRHVLGQGENFQLRYGLSLYNNNRFGDVLLQEGYIKAAFKKLELRAGRYEEIIGEMDKDLSSGSLGLSGNAMPVPKISIALTDYVDIPFTNGWVQFKGQFGHGWMGKRQYIRNAFLHEKTIYLRIGKNRLKLFGGLQHYAVWGGNRKDLPNIKADFSDYLNVVFAKEADDGTVISDEILPNRPGDHRGVLEGGIDWENDNMHLRLFNQTPFETGQGIDLRNIDRLLGIVYTNKKENAILQKLTGEFIYTKQMNDFFHIQYRESYYNNGIYLTGWEYQDRIAGTPLFINRQRGSKYFESIRPFDWDAPKDSISGKGWNILNNRVTGLHLGAMYNIGLSLAGKTFLTWTKNHGTYHNGLFDPARTQWYTLQQVSYRTPVNGLSLTGSVGLDWGEISDNTGFMLGVQWQFSGARP from the coding sequence GTGAAGTGTTTATTGCAGACCATATCTTTTATCCTGCTGTTCTCCTGTGCGCAGGCACAGTTCGCGGACTCGCTGGATATCCGCGTGGGTACACAGGGAATGGTGGCCACAGCGGACTATCAACCCTTGTGGCTGGTATCCAACCGCTTCGGCACCATCAGCGACCGCAAATCGGACCTCTCGTCCTATATCCGCATCCGCAACCGGCATGTGCTGGGGCAGGGGGAAAACTTCCAGCTGCGCTATGGCCTGAGTCTCTATAACAACAACCGCTTTGGCGATGTGCTTTTGCAGGAAGGCTACATAAAGGCCGCATTCAAAAAACTGGAGCTGAGGGCAGGGCGGTATGAGGAGATCATCGGGGAGATGGACAAAGACCTTTCTTCCGGCTCCCTTGGTCTCAGCGGAAATGCCATGCCTGTTCCGAAGATCAGCATTGCGTTGACGGATTATGTGGATATTCCCTTCACCAATGGCTGGGTACAATTCAAAGGCCAGTTCGGGCATGGCTGGATGGGGAAGCGGCAGTATATCCGGAATGCTTTCCTGCATGAGAAGACCATCTATCTGCGCATCGGGAAAAACCGGCTGAAGCTCTTCGGAGGATTGCAGCATTATGCTGTATGGGGCGGCAACCGCAAAGATCTGCCCAATATCAAAGCTGATTTTTCCGATTATCTGAATGTGGTATTTGCAAAGGAAGCGGATGACGGAACGGTGATCAGCGATGAAATATTGCCCAACCGGCCGGGGGATCATCGGGGTGTGCTGGAAGGAGGGATCGACTGGGAGAATGACAACATGCACCTGCGCCTCTTCAATCAAACGCCTTTCGAAACCGGCCAGGGGATCGATCTGCGGAATATAGACCGGTTGCTGGGCATCGTTTATACCAACAAGAAAGAGAACGCGATCCTGCAAAAATTGACCGGCGAGTTCATCTACACAAAACAGATGAATGACTTCTTTCACATACAATACCGCGAAAGCTACTATAACAACGGGATTTACCTGACCGGCTGGGAGTATCAGGACAGGATAGCGGGCACACCGCTGTTCATCAACCGCCAGCGCGGAAGCAAATATTTTGAAAGCATCCGGCCGTTCGACTGGGATGCTCCTAAAGATTCGATCAGTGGTAAAGGCTGGAATATTCTCAACAACCGGGTGACCGGTCTTCATCTGGGAGCGATGTACAACATCGGGCTTTCGCTGGCCGGCAAAACCTTTCTGACCTGGACAAAGAATCACGGCACCTATCATAACGGGTTGTTCGACCCTGCGAGAACGCAATGGTACACGTTGCAACAGGTGAGTTACCGGACGCCGGTGAACGGTCTTTCCCTCACCGGCAGTGTGGGGCTGGACTGGGGGGAGATATCCGATAATACAGGATTCATGCTTGGCGTGCAGTGGCAGTTCAGCGGAGCGCGTCCCTGA
- a CDS encoding response regulator transcription factor, with the protein MITIGIIEDNHFQLNNYREFLEDFQECKVVFACRSMEEFKALPYKDPDVKAILLDISLPGESGIQGIEELKKTFPDAKIIVLSGHDGQQYVIESIMNGASGYIIKTSRLMEIYHSILDAVNQGGTLSPKAAHMLINHISKDPLESIKDKLTRREYELLTLLKEGHTYKEMAEKLYVTVFTINQHLKKIYQKLNVASKSELISKIWSNNLF; encoded by the coding sequence ATGATAACTATAGGCATCATTGAAGACAATCATTTTCAGCTCAATAACTATAGAGAATTTCTAGAAGATTTTCAGGAGTGCAAGGTCGTATTTGCCTGCCGGTCCATGGAAGAATTCAAGGCATTGCCGTATAAAGATCCGGATGTGAAAGCTATCCTGCTGGATATTTCGTTACCGGGGGAATCGGGTATTCAGGGGATCGAGGAGCTGAAAAAGACCTTTCCCGATGCAAAGATCATTGTTTTGTCCGGCCACGATGGCCAGCAGTATGTTATAGAATCCATCATGAATGGCGCGAGCGGTTATATTATTAAAACGAGCCGGCTCATGGAGATCTATCATTCCATTCTTGACGCTGTTAACCAGGGCGGCACACTTTCCCCGAAGGCAGCGCACATGCTCATCAATCACATCAGCAAAGACCCGCTGGAAAGCATTAAAGACAAACTGACCAGGCGTGAATACGAGTTGTTGACCCTTTTGAAGGAAGGGCACACTTATAAAGAAATGGCAGAAAAACTCTATGTTACCGTCTTCACGATCAATCAACACCTCAAAAAGATCTATCAAAAGCTGAATGTAGCCTCAAAATCAGAGCTTATCTCCAAGATATGGTCGAATAATCTTTTCTGA
- a CDS encoding response regulator, producing MNKKILLIEDKPGLSETLKSLLELHHYDVITAVNGNEGLRLARGHKPDLVISDIYMPVLNGYDMLELFKKDEQLKKIPIVMLSAKTEIDEINLAMKKGAAGYVTKPFLFRNLHAVIRDALR from the coding sequence ATGAACAAGAAAATACTGCTCATCGAAGACAAGCCTGGCTTATCCGAAACACTGAAATCATTGCTGGAACTGCATCATTATGATGTGATCACGGCTGTTAACGGCAATGAAGGCCTCAGGCTCGCCCGTGGTCACAAACCTGATCTTGTAATCAGCGACATCTATATGCCGGTATTGAACGGCTATGACATGCTGGAGCTGTTCAAGAAGGATGAACAGCTGAAGAAAATCCCCATCGTCATGTTGTCCGCCAAAACAGAAATAGACGAGATCAACCTGGCCATGAAAAAAGGCGCCGCTGGTTATGTGACCAAACCTTTCCTTTTCCGTAACCTGCATGCCGTGATCAGGGACGCGCTCCGCTGA
- a CDS encoding sensor histidine kinase KdpD codes for MKPHQHIRISHLLNGIKEPALVLSTKELIIIKANKPALAALGNGKASGITGKPLRSGYGGSSLQNEDMPFPLPDAFLLPVYPDGRRQLIDFRVSLIKVQRKVYWLAIGRTVEKQQTLKLQLQNLEKEKMLHEMKVNFMSMASHEFRTPLTAIASTMDLLETRLQLDDRYNDFFRHNITKISDEIFNLNTMLDEILTLSKIVSNNFAAKKITVDVQQLIATLQYQYFSNRKDERSLIIKTTGTPRQVFADKDHLAKIFSNLIGNAFKYSEKKDPAISLSYHKHKLVVKVCDHGIGIPQKDIPHLFTSFYRGSNVDGYEGTGLGLAIVKTFVEANNGMISVESEERKGTTFTLVFRYKEED; via the coding sequence ATGAAACCGCATCAGCATATCAGGATTTCCCATTTATTGAACGGGATCAAAGAACCCGCGTTGGTACTTAGCACCAAGGAGCTGATCATTATCAAAGCCAATAAACCGGCATTGGCCGCGCTGGGCAACGGCAAAGCTTCCGGCATCACCGGCAAACCCCTTCGATCCGGCTACGGCGGAAGCTCCCTGCAAAATGAAGACATGCCCTTTCCCCTTCCTGATGCATTTCTCCTGCCCGTGTACCCTGACGGTCGCAGACAACTGATCGATTTCCGGGTCAGCCTGATCAAGGTCCAACGTAAAGTTTACTGGCTGGCCATCGGCAGGACCGTGGAAAAGCAGCAAACACTCAAATTGCAGCTGCAAAATCTCGAGAAGGAAAAAATGCTGCACGAAATGAAAGTGAACTTCATGTCCATGGCATCGCATGAGTTCAGAACACCACTGACCGCCATCGCTTCCACAATGGACCTGCTGGAAACAAGGTTGCAGCTGGATGACCGGTACAACGATTTCTTCCGGCACAATATCACCAAGATATCAGACGAAATATTCAACCTGAATACGATGCTGGACGAGATACTCACACTGAGCAAGATCGTCTCCAACAACTTCGCGGCAAAGAAAATAACCGTAGATGTGCAGCAACTCATCGCTACCCTGCAATATCAATATTTCTCCAACCGCAAAGATGAACGGTCCCTCATCATCAAAACGACCGGCACACCGCGGCAGGTCTTTGCCGACAAGGACCATCTGGCAAAAATATTTTCCAACCTCATCGGCAACGCATTCAAGTACTCCGAAAAGAAAGATCCCGCCATTTCACTTTCCTATCATAAACACAAACTGGTCGTGAAGGTCTGCGATCACGGCATTGGCATACCGCAGAAAGATATCCCGCATCTTTTTACTTCCTTTTACCGGGGCAGCAATGTGGATGGCTACGAGGGAACGGGGCTGGGTCTCGCTATTGTCAAAACTTTCGTTGAAGCCAACAACGGCATGATTTCAGTAGAGAGCGAGGAACGAAAAGGAACGACATTCACCCTGGTCTTTAGATACAAGGAAGAGGATTAA
- a CDS encoding DUF4350 domain-containing protein, which produces MKALIYTTLMMASLQASAQTVVLDSYFNNEQKKDANGVLRSWHYKWSEKEMSGFSILGDLFLKHGADTATLYEAPDAANLRNADVYIIVDPDNEKENPAPAFVEKKHINAIYKWVKKGGVLLLMGNDSANAELQRFSELSGRFGITFTNKSRNMVKGKDLPTGAVHIPANHAVFPSIKKAYLKEISVLSLRRPAKAVIKEGEDVIMAVAKVGKGTVFAVGDPWLYNEYVDGTRLTPDYENPAAAEDLVKWLLQQVKRKR; this is translated from the coding sequence ATGAAAGCATTAATATATACCACGTTAATGATGGCCTCGCTGCAGGCCTCCGCGCAAACCGTAGTGCTGGACAGTTATTTTAACAATGAGCAGAAGAAAGACGCCAACGGTGTACTTCGCTCCTGGCATTATAAATGGTCGGAGAAGGAAATGAGCGGGTTCTCTATACTGGGAGACCTGTTCCTGAAACACGGTGCGGATACCGCTACGTTATACGAAGCGCCCGATGCAGCAAATCTGCGGAATGCCGATGTGTACATCATCGTAGATCCGGATAACGAAAAAGAGAATCCCGCACCGGCTTTTGTTGAAAAAAAACATATCAATGCCATTTATAAATGGGTTAAAAAAGGAGGGGTACTGTTACTGATGGGCAATGACAGCGCCAATGCGGAACTGCAGCGTTTCAGTGAGCTGTCCGGCCGCTTCGGCATCACTTTTACCAATAAAAGCCGGAATATGGTGAAGGGAAAAGACCTGCCAACGGGTGCGGTGCATATCCCTGCAAACCATGCTGTTTTTCCCTCCATTAAAAAAGCCTATCTGAAGGAGATCAGCGTGCTGTCTCTAAGGCGTCCGGCAAAAGCGGTGATAAAAGAAGGAGAGGATGTGATCATGGCTGTAGCCAAAGTGGGCAAAGGCACTGTGTTCGCCGTGGGTGATCCCTGGCTGTATAATGAGTATGTGGATGGCACGAGGCTGACGCCGGATTACGAAAATCCCGCCGCCGCGGAGGATCTCGTGAAATGGTTGTTGCAGCAGGTGAAACGGAAAAGGTAA
- a CDS encoding metallophosphoesterase, with the protein MTRKSLRSGLCTLLIIVLAGFHVHAQKKYAPPALTKPDSWSMILIPDPQSYVKFERNQPLLELMTCWIAENIDSMRIKLVLCTGDLVEQNDIINPDGIKVNQPSKRQWESVARSFSRLDGKVPYVNASGNHDYGYRSAEVRRTQYNTYFPVDKNFLTQKMIRDVALNGEGIPTMENASFEFTSPHGKKMLVLNLEFAPRDTILTWAKALVDEPRYKDHFVIVLTHSYMNSKNEHIKEEKYKLKDRNYGAAIFERLIKPSRNIRMVFGGHIGKPDDPLGHIAFRTDVNAAGKKVQQMVFNAQALGGGWYGNGGDGWLRILEFTANNTVKVKTFSPLFAISPTTQQFAWRTASHDEFEIPID; encoded by the coding sequence ATGACACGCAAATCATTACGCAGCGGCCTCTGCACGCTACTCATTATTGTTCTGGCCGGTTTCCACGTTCATGCGCAAAAAAAATATGCGCCACCGGCTTTGACGAAGCCGGACTCCTGGTCCATGATCCTTATTCCGGACCCGCAGAGTTATGTCAAGTTCGAGCGCAACCAGCCCTTGCTGGAACTGATGACCTGCTGGATCGCGGAGAACATCGATTCCATGCGCATCAAGCTCGTCCTCTGCACGGGAGACCTGGTGGAGCAGAACGACATCATCAACCCTGATGGCATTAAAGTGAACCAGCCCAGCAAAAGACAATGGGAATCCGTTGCCCGCTCCTTCTCCCGGCTGGACGGTAAAGTGCCTTATGTGAATGCCTCCGGTAATCACGACTATGGCTACCGCAGCGCTGAGGTAAGAAGAACGCAATACAATACCTACTTCCCGGTAGACAAGAATTTTCTCACGCAAAAGATGATCCGTGATGTGGCGCTCAATGGCGAAGGCATCCCCACCATGGAAAATGCTTCGTTTGAATTTACGTCCCCGCACGGGAAGAAAATGCTGGTGCTGAACCTGGAGTTTGCGCCCCGGGATACCATTCTCACCTGGGCAAAGGCACTGGTGGATGAACCGCGGTATAAGGACCATTTTGTGATCGTGCTGACGCATTCCTATATGAACAGCAAAAACGAACACATCAAAGAGGAAAAGTACAAGCTGAAGGACAGGAATTACGGCGCGGCCATTTTCGAGCGCCTGATCAAACCTTCCAGAAATATCCGCATGGTATTTGGCGGGCACATCGGTAAACCGGATGATCCGCTGGGTCATATTGCCTTCAGGACGGATGTGAATGCCGCCGGCAAAAAAGTGCAGCAAATGGTATTCAATGCACAGGCCCTCGGCGGCGGTTGGTACGGGAATGGTGGTGATGGGTGGCTCCGTATCCTGGAGTTCACCGCCAACAATACGGTGAAAGTAAAAACTTTCTCTCCGCTGTTTGCGATCTCTCCCACAACGCAACAGTTCGCCTGGAGAACAGCGTCGCACGATGAATTTGAGATCCCGATCGACTAA